A single genomic interval of Odontesthes bonariensis isolate fOdoBon6 chromosome 3, fOdoBon6.hap1, whole genome shotgun sequence harbors:
- the vstm2lb gene encoding LOW QUALITY PROTEIN: V-set and transmembrane domain-containing protein 2-like protein (The sequence of the model RefSeq protein was modified relative to this genomic sequence to represent the inferred CDS: inserted 1 base in 1 codon), whose amino-acid sequence MACSFRGAGPPSYSLEIQWWYIKNHRDWQEKPADITNNVVTLGEMSKDGTKISVVKVAGSNISHKLRLSSIKTSDEGTYECRVIDYSGPVAQHHRVRAYLQVEPKKPEESDDEQLQEPGXQSQESHPHSPQRTEGRGLRAGTTGSTADCNESCVF is encoded by the exons ATGGCCTGCTCCTTCCGTGGGGCGGGCCCTCCTTCCTACTCCCTCGAGATCCAGTGGTGGTACATTAAAAACCACAGAGACTGGCAAGAGAAGCCTGCTGATATCACTAATAAT GTTGTAACACTCGGGGAGATGTCCAAAGATGGCACCAAAATTAGT GTGGTAAAAGTGGCTGGTAGCAACATCTCCCACAAGCTTCGTCTCTCCAGCATCAAAACATCAGACGAGGGCACCTACGAGTGTCGTGTTATTGACTACAGCGGTCCCGTGGCCCAGCACCACCGTGTCCGGGCCTACCTCCAGGTGGAGCCCAAGAAGCCTGAGGAGTCAGATGATGAACAGCTGCAGGAACCAG ACCAGTCACAGGAGAGTCACCCACATTCCCCCCAGCGTACAGAGGGAAGGGGACTGAGGGCGGGAACGACTGGCAGCACGGCTGACTGTAATGAGAGCTGTGTGTTTTAG